The window ATCTTTTTCCACCCATGCCATGGTGATTCTAAATCTTGTTCTAATAGTGAATTGTATGGTTCTTTTTCTAAAatcattttatttaattgttCAGTGTACATTTTTGAATTCAAAGTTTTATCTCTGGTAGATGAAGAATTTTTGTCCTCATCCTCAATATCTTGATATTGTAATTCATCATCCATATAAACGACAATATCGTTTTCCTCATTTgtgtatttattgtatttttcgGTAACGCTTTGTTTTAGTACTTTGTTTCTTTTATCTTGACTGTTAATACCTTCATCGCTATTACTAAAATCAATTGGTTTAAATCCTATTGACCTTAAACGAGCAATTTTTAGATCATTATCCAGGATGTTAACAGGTACAAATGCAGATACCCTTTCAGgtgaaaatttattttgttcTTTTGCACTCAAAGTATTGTTACTTAACGGTACATTTGAATTTATAGGGTGCTGTAAATTAGATGCAGTTTTTGTACAAGATACACATTTTTCTGTAGATGATCGAAATGTAGAATGATGGCCTCTATTTTTATCACTTAACTTTGTAGTTTCATATATTTCAGATTTCATATCTTTAAAATCACTACCATattctattttaataaatgtGTATTGTTCATTACGAACGTTATTTTGCACGAAATCGTTCAATTTCAAATTCTTTATTGCAGGTTCTTGAAGAAGAGAACATTGAGTAACAGCATCTGTTTTACACGgttttgaaatttcttttttatagctCTTTTGCAGTTCTTcgttaattttattgcattttgAATTTCTGCAAATTGTTTGCATCAGTTTTCTTTTTCGATCtttaatcgttatatcgttattttctacaattttcacatttttctttgtATATCTTGATCTTTTATTCTTGTCTCTGTTATTATTATCAACATTATCATTGtcattatttttcatattattattattattattattattatttatagccGGTTTTGCAATATAATTCTTATCCGATTTTTTAGAAGTAGTGAGATTCTTGCCAATTTTACTATGATTAAAATTTAATGTTTTTGACATTTTAACATTCCTAGTTTGACTTTTAACACGTTTACAGTGAGTTATTTTTGTAAGTTTATTTCTATCTTGAAAAGTAGATCGATCTGAATTAACTTTACATTTATTCAATGTATACATTGCAGTATTAAAATGTTCACATGATTGTTCTGTACATTTGTTAATACAACGCAATCTTCTATATCGTGGACCACGTATCTTGGGTCCAATTTTTGCAtctattaataaatttgtaatttctcttattttttttttatttatatgtttcTTTATTGAAGAATCAATTTTTCTCACAGCTTGTAAATGTATTCTTGCTCCTATTGTACTTCCAGCATTCTTTTTAATATATCTTGTTGAATCTGACAGTTCTCTCTTTTGtactgttttcttttttatacttttattttttaaattcttgcaaatatcCGTTTTCTCTCTACTTTTCCCAGGATATTCTAAGATATCTAAAGACtgtacagtttcttttttaaacttttcattatgtattttattatattttagtaTTTCTGACTTATTTATTGTTTTTCTAGACAGTTTTCTGCGTCTTCTAAATTTGTAACATCTTGATCCATTTAAATCATCTGAAATAACTTCAAATTTagtcttttctttcattttttctttaccACTATTTCGAGTTACTATCTTATCTTTGATTTCTGGCTTGGTTGTTATTACGTCTTCTGTTTGTAATGCTACAGATTGTTCCGACGTTAACCCTATCATATTACCCATTAGTAATTTTGATAAAGGATGGTTTTTGCTGTTAATCAAATGAACAATTTTATCTGGTGGCAATGAATCAATTGATTTGAATTGCTGTAATTCTTTGGATACCATTTTATGtggtgaaatttcatttttatacatACAGTTTGTCATGTTTAACATATTAGTTGTTGTATTGGATGAATTTACGATATTGTTACATACGTCTTTGGAATCGTTAGTTATTTCTTTATGTGTACTATTGCATTCAAGTCTATAACAAGAATTTAAACTTGTATCATTTGTATCGCAATTTATTTCTGCATTGACACCTttaggaaattttaatttcattaattctGGTTTTACTGTGTTAAGAGAAATATAATTAACACGCTTAGGAAATTCGTTTGATATGATTGTTTGAGTTTTACCAtctagatttttatttttatctttgttgGATAAATTCCAATTTTCTATGTGTTGATTAGTTTTTACAATATTAATTGCTTTAACCGTTCTATAAAATAGTGATGAAGTATTTTTCTTACTATCGTTTTGTGTGCTGTGAGATGAATTATATAATCCTGTACGTATAGAAATGTTTGTATTATGGGTTTTAGATCCTTTGTTTCCAATATGAGTTAATGATTTGTTTTCTGGCATAATAGGCATGTTTGGTATATTTATTGTACACTCTGTATTAGTATTTAACTTTTTAAATACATGGCGAGTCACTATTGCACTTTCAATTACACCTTTCTTTGTTTCATCTACCTTTTTGTTTTCAATATTTTGAGTTTGTAAAAATCCATCTGAGTTTTCATGTTTCCCTTTTTGAATTATAAGTTCAGAACCAtgtgaatattttttaaattcatacaTATTTGGAGCAGAATTTTTTAAGCAGTTTTGTAAAGGTGTAGAAGAAGAATGTAAAGTAGATGGATGATTACTTATAGCTAGAGGAGCCAGTTTGGTACTCCACGACGGTGGCTCTTGATCGTTTAACCGTGACAAagcaaatttataatattttatagaatcTGTATTTACACCTATCCAAAAGTTTGTTACAATATACAAACCATCATATCTATAACCTGTTTTAGGTGCAAAgtcattaaataaattatagctTCTAATTAATCTCACTGGTACttgattttcataatttttaataagtggATCTTTTTCTAATGTACCAGCAGAATACTTTTGTCCTGTAAGAGTAAGAGAATTACCCAAATCTACATCTTCATTTAGGTTAATATTTGAAGTACAAATTGAAGTAACTCCAAATGGTccattttgaatattttcatcGAAGGGGTCATGAACACGATCTCTAGAACAATCCATACGGATACCCCACCATGAACCAGATGGAAATCCTGAGATAGGTCCatatatataacttataacctgacataaaatattataaaaaaaactatAAGATTTATATAAGTTGACCATATACTAAGGATAATGTCAAGTAAAGCTTACGTTTTTTTTACACCAAGAATTTAATTGCACTCCATCTTTGGTTGCTTTCATTTGACAGATGTAATTAAGTCTGATAAACAACTTGTCGTAATctttcttatgtttaatatttatctGAAGAATAGTTGATACTATTATTAATTACcagttaataatattattagcaTATAAGTTTTCTGATGCAGTACTTACTTGACTTTTGAGACATGACTCCTGTAATATCTTTTCATTTTCTTGAACAGTGTTTGCAAGAAAGATCATTAAAGCATCATTTGTAGCCATTTTATAACAGGcaatgaataaaaatatgtgTACTGCATATATAAACAGTTAATTACAAACTGCTTTTTCACTTATGTTAGTTTTTAACAAATTATATTCTTACAATCAAAATCTTAAAGGTATATAAAATTGCTCCATTTGCAATAtcaatatatttcatatttcataattttatataaaacatacATTTTATCCTTTAAAGATTAAATTGATGTATGTATTTCTAATTGTTTTCTAACCAATATTTTGATTCTATTTCGTAAATTAAACATAAAGCAAATTCTTTCAAAAACAAATATGGCGTGGGTACTTTTATTTTCTCTGTGCATCTAGTTTTATACATCGATCATTATTGCGTCGtacgtataaaataaatatgtctTCTTAACAGTGCACGCTTATCACTTCTTTTCATAGCAATcaacattaaataaatatacaaaaaactCAATATTACAAACAATGATTATGATACGAATATTAGGACTAAATAATTTTACGATTTGTTCACATGTACATGCATTCGAATAAATCGTTTCACTTGAGGGGAATACGCTAAGAGGGGAAAAATACTTCCACAGAGTAATATAGTTCTAAATtgcctatatatgtatatagcttTGGTAACATATACATTTATTGACTAAGAgatgtgtataagtttaacttAATCTACATAGATCAGATTATAAATACATTATATATGAAACAGGCACATTATCatacaaacatatatatatatatatatatatatatatacaagtatatacatatataccaaTTTATATGTGCGATctgtttattataattataaattgtatttattgatTATAAATTGATTATGAATTGTATAATTAAgatagtaaataaataattaagatttattatttttactttgATGACACTTTGAATGATGAAGTTcgtttaaatatacattttcaatttttcaatatgtgtaatttcgtatatttttagtttttgataaaaataaatatatttatatatcatttttatgttcataaaaaattttttattttcttacaaaGTATATTAAcatcaaaaattaatttttgtacaAATTACTAGAAATTAAATGAATGAAACGAATTTTGTCATTATTACTGAAAAGAATGGTCTTCTTCTGGACTCAATGAACATTCAACATTTTGTTGTGTAACAAAAACGTTCTGTGTTTTTGCTGTTATGTTCCCCTGTTGCAAATAATTTTCACAATTAATAAtccaattaattatattttatgatttttacGGCAATATGTTATACACACCTGAGTTACTGTAGTAGTACCATGACTACTACTGGACATACAAACAACTACCAATTTCGGTGCATTACTTTGTATATGTGCTTTTTGTTGGGTGACATTGGTTTGGCTTAGTTTAACTTGCTGTTGTTGCGATTGTTGTTGCTGCTGAGGTTGTTGTTGAATCGCATTAGTATTAATATTTGTAGTGGTTGGTGTTTGAGATCGAGACTGcaaaataacaaatttttgtCCTCCAGCTGTAGTTGTTCCACCAGCAGTTCTACTTGTTCCAAGCATAATTGTACGTCCAGTTTGTTGCCCGGGACTAGAGCTTGTCactaaataaaaaatgaagataTCTGAAGTAAAAATACTCGTCTAACTTCATGTTAGTAGAAACGGTATTACCAGCTTGTACAATGGTTTTTCCAGTACATGTTGGACCTTGTTGACTTGTTGTTAAAGCTGTAGTTGTGGATGCAGTTGTTGTTAATGTTGCTGGTTGTGTACGAGCTTTTGCAACGGCTGCGCACAATGCAGGACCTATATAACCATAATCCTGTTTGTAATCTTCTACATAATCTGGAGGAGATCGTATAGTCTTTAAAACGGGAGCTACCGATTTCTGTAAATTCCATTGCGTATTTTTCTGTTAggctttatatagtataataatatattagcaaaaaatacatattaatattaggaaaaataCATATTAATACAATAAAATGTATACTAATAAGAAATTATATTCACCACTAGTAGGGTCTTTATATGACCTGCTCCATTTTTATCTACACTTGATAGACCTGGTCCTTCAATACATGATTCAATACGTTCTGAAACAGATTTAATTTTAGGAATAACTAATGCCTTAATTACTTCTGGACCTAACTCACAGAGTCCTTCAATTGCACCATAAAGTGACGCCAGCGGAGTCTGAAAAATTTGttgtcattattattattattattattattaccattatcactattataattattatttctgtGCTTCTATTCCTGCTACTATTGCTTTAGTATACGGTAGTCTTATAATTATACCTGGCTATTTTTTGCTAAAGCCTGACTAAACATTCTAGTTACTCTAGTTTGTACATTATTGGTAGAAGTATTAAAATTTTTGCAAATTTGAGCCATAAGGCGTGATGCAAAATCGCGAAGTGCCCAATGATTATCCACTTCTGGTCTCATACATAATTGGCGTGAAACTATACATGTTGCGATAGATGGTATTAATTCATGtaactataaaatataaaattaatgagTATTAATGAACACGTGCATGTATACGCACACTCTCCCCTTTccttttatatattaattaatacatacatatttttccaaataaaGGCTGGGATTGTCCAAGAGAGCTTTAACCATTCTCATTAGATAAATTAGAAGAGCAAGGTGGTTTTGTACTACATTAACACGTACACCTTCTGCAATAAAAGTGCACATCCGAGCTAACATTTCATGTAAACCTGGGTCAGCTGAGAGGGACTGCAGTGCTTCTGCTCTGCGTGCTTCATCAGATCCAACACATGCTTCAGTAAtttctttataatataattgctGTTCAACGCTCAATTCATGAGTGGCTAATTGTTTGACATGAACTGTTTCCACATTACGTAATTTCTGACTTTTACCACCACCACCTGGTTTCCCAACACCAATGTTCTGACTTTTGTTTGTAAGTTTACTTGTTGGATCAACACTTTCTAGCTTTTGAACATCTATTgtattattgattaattaatagatattaCTTTTATTTAACATAATATTGCAAAAAAGAAAGTTTTATGCTATCGAATTAATACCTTTAGAAACAGGAGGTGGATTTTCTGGTATTGTAGGCTGAACACCATCTATGCAAAGCCAATGAGCACGTAGTGTAATTTCTAAAGGTAATTTAGGCCATGTTTGTCCACCAGACATTGACACCACTTCATTGAGGTCAATTTCTTTCTCCTCGACAAAGTGTAATTCACGACCACCACCAGAAGCAAAGCGAAATGGTACATGATCCTTGGCAAAAAACCCATACGTGGgttcaatattttttatcttCAAAGCATGATCTATATCGTGTGTTGTCATTCGTTGACGTTTGCCATGTCTCATAAATTTAGCAGCATCCTTTACCAACATTAGTAATCTCAATTATACAACTTTAATGTAAGAAATACTTATATATAAGGAATAGGAATTATTTATAATTGGATTATAATTTGGAGATATACAAACCTGTATGATTTCTTTAAGTCTATAACTTACATCCTCCGCAAGATCTTTTGCAGCTTCATCTGGGAAATTACCAACACCTATACTTTCTGCAATTACCTTTATTGATTCTTGCGACAAGGTAGTTCCATAAATCGAGTCGCTTTCATTCATCTTTAAAGTATCTTGGTTATTATATTCCATATGAGATGAATAAAAAGTTATTCCTTAAAAATATATGATTAACAATGTAAACACTGCTTactgtaaaaatattataaatagatAACACACTTTTCGGCACAACTTATAATTTTCAATCAACCATACAATATAATAAACTCTTTTGTTATTATAACTATAATCTTTTGCATTTTAGATTTAGTCTCTCATATcagatattaatatttacagTGTTTAATGGTTCTGTAAACGTTTACCCCAAATAAAACTTACGCCACTACATTTGCTTAGTAATTTCTAACGTAGTAAAGTACTGCTTTATTCCAACAAAGCTATTGGTTAAGCCACATTTTGTGACTTCAATAAGCTACTTATTATTTATTCACTTGTATAATAGCaatctgtataaatatatatacatattatagaaGTATAGAATTTTATACTTTGTTTATGATTATAAgaaattctatttctatttGTAATTACATAGTAGCAGATAGTAACATTTCATTTTAGTTACTATCGCTATCAGTCACACCTaccaacgttataagttttaatcTTATATtggtttaataaaatattgtgaaagaattgttaaaaataagaaagggAACAATGCCGTGATTTAAAACCCGCCCTATAATTTGATGCTCTTTTATGATTCTTTATACCAATTTATACtcatttaattttgtaaattatatacACTAATATGTAAAAAAATTCATTTGACAAAATTTgctattatacatttttctgtCATAAAATTTGAGGAATCTATTTTTATCGTACTTTCAACATTAGCGATGtagcaaaaaataaaattatgctACTAGTAATGGTCGAAATTAAAAACTGGATATGATTCTGAAATTACAGTATCAGTTATAGAGTATCACACTGACTCACACTGACATGATATGTACTATGTACACTATCTTTGTTTATATGAAAGACGGTTAgaaatttttcttttgttttttgtttgtttaGTTATAAACATGTGTATATAGTCCGAAAATTTTAGACAACTTTTAGTATATCATTACAAGATCTAAATGAAATCAATTTAATATAGATTTTATGACAATTCTtcctttaatatatttaaacactctttgttataaaattaaaaaaatatacagtGTTTGATTGATAAGCAgtgataaaaattgaaatttaaatacatTATAATTTCATCGAATTACATTAATAGTATCTTTACATCATAttaaaaacataaatataaatataagtatgTATTATGATTTGAAGAATTGGTCAATATTTAGTTTATTAGAACCGAAATTTATATCGAATGTCCGTATGGCTATTGTATAtggtaatatttattttttgtatcaattttttttgtataatattgtatttgtataatataatacgtaTGGCAAAAAAAGATTTTGTCCATTATTTTTGCTAAGACAGGTAAGGCAGCTAATGAAACCTTAATTGTAACAAAGGATGATATGGTGTATGGTATAGGAAACAATACCTATGGATGTCTTGGAACAGGTGATACTCATAGCACTATTTACCCAAAGAAAATTGAGGCACTGTGTGGTAAAAGCGTAAAAACTTTTGCATATGGCAAAGGTCCACATGTCTTGGCTCTCACTGAGGAAGGAAAGGTGTTTGAaaagataattttattatgtcattaatatgtagtataacattacattatttaatttaataatataatttatgtaaAAGGTATATTCATGGGGTTATAATGATTATTGCGAATTAGGAAACAGATCTACCAACGAAGGTCTAACTCCAACACTTATATCATCAGCATTGAATAATGAATTTGTTGTTGATATAGCCTGCGGAGGTCATCATTCTCTTGCACTAACAAATAAAGGAGAGGTAAgatgaaaatatttaatcagagcaaatcaaatgaaaaattgataCATCTATTTTAGGTATATGCATGGGGTCACAATGTATCTGGACAAGTAGGTTGTGGTACTATCCTTAGTACAGTTCAACCTATACCAAAATTGCTGCATATTGTATTAAATGGCAAGAAAGTTGTTCACATTAGTTGTGGAGACTCATCCAGCGTAGCGGTTACGGATAATGGAGAAGTTTATAGTTGGGGTCATAATGGTGTTGGTCAACTAGGAATTGGAAATTGTACTAGTCAAGCAGAACCGCAAAAAGTAGTCACATTTGCAAAAATAGTAATAGGTAATATTGATCGTTTTTGtgaatatatgaatattaaaacattgttaattatatgtatttgaaTACATAGAAAAAGTAGTTTGCGGTTACATGCATACTTTAGCATTGAGTGATGAAGGTGATCTTTATGTTTGGGGAGCTAACAGTTATGGACAACTAGGTCTTAATACAGACTCAAATGTTTGGATACCAACAAaggtaaaaatttattttgtgTATGTACTGTTAAGTTGAAACTAATGAATATTTCTGTAGCTGCAAGTACCCGAAATGGGAAGAATATTAGACATAGCAACTTCACATTATCATCACATAAGTCTAGCTATGAGTGAAGGCAATCGGATATTTATGTGGGGTCAGTGTCTTGGTCAGAGTATTAAAGTTCCAACACTCACTCCACTAAAATGTTTGTATGATGCTCTTGCATATTATGCGTTTCCACCCGTCATGCATCAGCCACTTAATTTTCACAGTGATGAAGAAGCAAATATAGCAAATAGTCTAAAAAATGCCTTTGATGATCCAGtatgtatttttttataaacaatAACATGTTTGCtgattttatcatatttttatgcCGTCTCTTGCTGCATGTTAAAGAACACTAGCGATCTTGTAATTAAAGTACATGGAAAACCCATTCATGTACACAAAGCTGTTTTGAAGATACGCTGCCATTACTTCAGAACAATGTTTCAAGAGCATTGGGTAGAAAATAGTCAaaggtaaaacaatttttccaacttgtacatttatattttcactaatataatTACGCATTGTAGTATTATAGAGCATGAACAATTTTCCTATGACGTATACAAAACTTTCTTGAAATACTTATATACTAATGAAGTTGAGTTATCACAAGAAAATGCATTaggtaaatatttttttatttttcatagaaaGAGAGCGTCTAATAAtatgttttataaataatatctttttttaCATAGAACTTTTAGATTTAGCTAATGCTTATTCTGAAAATCAGTTAAAACGACATTGTATACAAATGATAAATAAAAAGATTACGGTTAAAAATGTCGCTTATCTATACAGCATCTCTATTCAGTACAATGCTAAGGTAAATAATATCTCTtacttatttttttaatataaaatacaattaaaatatttgatatattacaaatttatagGAATTAGAAGAATATTGTTTTAAATTTGCTTTAAATCATATGACTGCAGTAGTACAGACAGAGGATTTTGCGAAACTAGATGAGAGTATAATGAGAACTTTCATAGTTAAAGCTGCACAAGTGGGTATTTTTAAAACTTAGTTCGAAGTGTTTATCACACAAAGGAAACAATACTATATAAATAATTCGTATTGTTATGCTTCAAGATTAAGCAGATATTACTTCCAAATATTCATATCTTTTAgagttaatatttttaataatatgtaaattttgtataaatgtgTATAGTTTCTCAATTGCCGAACATTTGTTTTGGATTACTACATTTTTAGAATTGGGACAAATTATTTATGATAAGCATAAGAATTTACTTTGTATTTTAAgatttgaataaaattcacgATATGACATCTTTTATAATTGTTCTTTTGTAATTTACTTCTTCATCTTTTTTATCCtattaagaatttattaaaGATTCTATTAAGATGTGAAAATGAATAAACTATCATTAGAATAATGAACCTTGCTGGTACTAGttactttattataatttatttttaaatctttaAGATAAATTATCTTCCATAGCTATAGTTAAATCAAAGATTTTTCTAATTGAACTGAATTTAGGACGGATTAAGGAACCATTCTTGAGGAGTGGGGAGGGGAGTATGAaagtgcatacatatatatataagtttttcgtatataaattaaaaaaaaattgtatataaattttttaatcttcttttataagatttaaaatttgtttgtgacttgtattttaatatttctatttgATACTATAATCTAAATAATTAAGTTCTCATTAATTATGTAGCTATCAAGTTTTTTAGAATGTGAcataacatttttatattttattactctT of the Bombus affinis isolate iyBomAffi1 chromosome 6, iyBomAffi1.2, whole genome shotgun sequence genome contains:
- the LOC126917111 gene encoding MATH and LRR domain-containing protein PFE0570w-like — its product is MATNDALMIFLANTVQENEKILQESCLKSQINIKHKKDYDKLFIRLNYICQMKATKDGVQLNSWCKKNVISYIYGPISGFPSGSWWGIRMDCSRDRVHDPFDENIQNGPFGVTSICTSNINLNEDVDLGNSLTLTGQKYSAGTLEKDPLIKNYENQVPVRLIRSYNLFNDFAPKTGYRYDGLYIVTNFWIGVNTDSIKYYKFALSRLNDQEPPSWSTKLAPLAISNHPSTLHSSSTPLQNCLKNSAPNMYEFKKYSHGSELIIQKGKHENSDGFLQTQNIENKKVDETKKGVIESAIVTRHVFKKLNTNTECTINIPNMPIMPENKSLTHIGNKGSKTHNTNISIRTGLYNSSHSTQNDSKKNTSSLFYRTVKAINIVKTNQHIENWNLSNKDKNKNLDGKTQTIISNEFPKRVNYISLNTVKPELMKLKFPKGVNAEINCDTNDTSLNSCYRLECNSTHKEITNDSKDVCNNIVNSSNTTTNMLNMTNCMYKNEISPHKMVSKELQQFKSIDSLPPDKIVHLINSKNHPLSKLLMGNMIGLTSEQSVALQTEDVITTKPEIKDKIVTRNSGKEKMKEKTKFEVISDDLNGSRCYKFRRRRKLSRKTINKSEILKYNKIHNEKFKKETVQSLDILEYPGKSREKTDICKNLKNKSIKKKTVQKRELSDSTRYIKKNAGSTIGARIHLQAVRKIDSSIKKHINKKKIREITNLLIDAKIGPKIRGPRYRRLRCINKCTEQSCEHFNTAMYTLNKCKVNSDRSTFQDRNKLTKITHCKRVKSQTRNVKMSKTLNFNHSKIGKNLTTSKKSDKNYIAKPAINNNNNNNNNMKNNDNDNVDNNNRDKNKRSRYTKKNVKIVENNDITIKDRKRKLMQTICRNSKCNKINEELQKSYKKEISKPCKTDAVTQCSLLQEPAIKNLKLNDFVQNNVRNEQYTFIKIEYGSDFKDMKSEIYETTKLSDKNRGHHSTFRSSTEKCVSCTKTASNLQHPINSNVPLSNNTLSAKEQNKFSPERVSAFVPVNILDNDLKIARLRSIGFKPIDFSNSDEGINSQDKRNKVLKQSVTEKYNKYTNEENDIVVYMDDELQYQDIEDEDKNSSSTRDKTLNSKMYTEQLNKMILEKEPYNSLLEQDLESPWHGWKKIVTNKDTYWIGW
- the LOC126917126 gene encoding transcription initiation factor TFIID subunit 6-like: MEYNNQDTLKMNESDSIYGTTLSQESIKVIAESIGVGNFPDEAAKDLAEDVSYRLKEIIQDAAKFMRHGKRQRMTTHDIDHALKIKNIEPTYGFFAKDHVPFRFASGGGRELHFVEEKEIDLNEVVSMSGGQTWPKLPLEITLRAHWLCIDGVQPTIPENPPPVSKDVQKLESVDPTSKLTNKSQNIGVGKPGGGGKSQKLRNVETVHVKQLATHELSVEQQLYYKEITEACVGSDEARRAEALQSLSADPGLHEMLARMCTFIAEGVRVNVVQNHLALLIYLMRMVKALLDNPSLYLEKYLHELIPSIATCIVSRQLCMRPEVDNHWALRDFASRLMAQICKNFNTSTNNVQTRVTRMFSQALAKNSQTPLASLYGAIEGLCELGPEVIKALVIPKIKSVSERIESCIEGPGLSSVDKNGAGHIKTLLVKSVAPVLKTIRSPPDYVEDYKQDYGYIGPALCAAVAKARTQPATLTTTASTTTALTTSQQGPTCTGKTIVQAVTSSSPGQQTGRTIMLGTSRTAGGTTTAGGQKFVILQSRSQTPTTTNINTNAIQQQPQQQQQSQQQQVKLSQTNVTQQKAHIQSNAPKLVVVCMSSSSHGTTTVTQGNITAKTQNVFVTQQNVECSLSPEEDHSFQ
- the LOC126917131 gene encoding RCC1 and BTB domain-containing protein 1-like isoform X3; its protein translation is MYYDLKNWSIFSLLEPKFISNVRMAIVYGKAANETLIVTKDDMVYGIGNNTYGCLGTGDTHSTIYPKKIEALCGKSVKTFAYGKGPHVLALTEEGKVYSWGYNDYCELGNRSTNEGLTPTLISSALNNEFVVDIACGGHHSLALTNKGEVYAWGHNVSGQVGCGTILSTVQPIPKLLHIVLNGKKVVHISCGDSSSVAVTDNGEVYSWGHNGVGQLGIGNCTSQAEPQKVVTFAKIVIEKVVCGYMHTLALSDEGDLYVWGANSYGQLGLNTDSNVWIPTKNTSDLVIKVHGKPIHVHKAVLKIRCHYFRTMFQEHWVENSQSIIEHEQFSYDVYKTFLKYLYTNEVELSQENALELLDLANAYSENQLKRHCIQMINKKITVKNVAYLYSISIQYNAKELEEYCFKFALNHMTAVVQTEDFAKLDESIMRTFIVKAAQVGIFKT
- the LOC126917131 gene encoding RCC1 and BTB domain-containing protein 1-like isoform X1, with the translated sequence MYYDLKNWSIFSLLEPKFISNVRMAIVYGKAANETLIVTKDDMVYGIGNNTYGCLGTGDTHSTIYPKKIEALCGKSVKTFAYGKGPHVLALTEEGKVYSWGYNDYCELGNRSTNEGLTPTLISSALNNEFVVDIACGGHHSLALTNKGEVYAWGHNVSGQVGCGTILSTVQPIPKLLHIVLNGKKVVHISCGDSSSVAVTDNGEVYSWGHNGVGQLGIGNCTSQAEPQKVVTFAKIVIEKVVCGYMHTLALSDEGDLYVWGANSYGQLGLNTDSNVWIPTKLQVPEMGRILDIATSHYHHISLAMSEGNRIFMWGQCLGQSIKVPTLTPLKCLYDALAYYAFPPVMHQPLNFHSDEEANIANSLKNAFDDPNTSDLVIKVHGKPIHVHKAVLKIRCHYFRTMFQEHWVENSQSIIEHEQFSYDVYKTFLKYLYTNEVELSQENALELLDLANAYSENQLKRHCIQMINKKITVKNVAYLYSISIQYNAKELEEYCFKFALNHMTAVVQTEDFAKLDESIMRTFIVKAAQVGIFKT
- the LOC126917131 gene encoding RCC1 and BTB domain-containing protein 1-like isoform X2; the protein is MSVWLLYMTGKAANETLIVTKDDMVYGIGNNTYGCLGTGDTHSTIYPKKIEALCGKSVKTFAYGKGPHVLALTEEGKVYSWGYNDYCELGNRSTNEGLTPTLISSALNNEFVVDIACGGHHSLALTNKGEVYAWGHNVSGQVGCGTILSTVQPIPKLLHIVLNGKKVVHISCGDSSSVAVTDNGEVYSWGHNGVGQLGIGNCTSQAEPQKVVTFAKIVIEKVVCGYMHTLALSDEGDLYVWGANSYGQLGLNTDSNVWIPTKLQVPEMGRILDIATSHYHHISLAMSEGNRIFMWGQCLGQSIKVPTLTPLKCLYDALAYYAFPPVMHQPLNFHSDEEANIANSLKNAFDDPNTSDLVIKVHGKPIHVHKAVLKIRCHYFRTMFQEHWVENSQSIIEHEQFSYDVYKTFLKYLYTNEVELSQENALELLDLANAYSENQLKRHCIQMINKKITVKNVAYLYSISIQYNAKELEEYCFKFALNHMTAVVQTEDFAKLDESIMRTFIVKAAQVGIFKT